DNA sequence from the bacterium genome:
GGCAAAGGTAGTTAATACTCATTTGTTTTTCCTTTTCCATTGTGATAAGTACAATATTGCGTGGGGAGATTACCTTCAATGAATACTTCATATCTGGTTTCCGGGCAATGTTTAGTTGCCAACATACCGGTAGTTGGGTCAATATTGACAAACTTAACTCCCTCTGGTACCGGAAAGTCTGTTGAAAAGGGTGTTGATTCTAATAAAGGAAGGATTTTTTTTATAAACTCTGTCCAGATAGGAGCGGTTACTACTGCACCTGTCTGGCCAGAGCCTAAACTCTTTTGCCCAGAATCATAACCAATCCAAACCCCTACAACTAATTCTGGTATAAAGCCAATAAACCAGGCATCGACATAATCATTTGTTGTTCCTGTTTTGCCCGCTATCGCTCTATCTATTTTATTACCAACCGCATATCTTGCCGTTCCCCGTTGAACTACACCTTCTAACATACTGGTCATTAGGTAAGCGGTTTGTGGAGAAATAACCCTTTCCTTTTTTGTTGTTCTCTTTTCTAATAGGTTTTGGTTACGGTCTTTAATAGATTTTATGGCCATAGGTTCAACCTTAATTCCCTGATTAGCAAAGACACCAAAAGCAGTAACCATCTCTAAGAGAGTAACCTGTGCTGTTCCCAATGCCAATGACGAATCAGCAGGCAGTTGTTCACTTTTAATTCCCATCTTATGGGCATACTCAATGACATTGCTTACCCCTATCTCCTCTAATAATTTAATCGTAGCTAAGTTAAGAGAAAGTTCTAAAGCACATCTCAGGGTAACACTGCCATAGTATTTATTATCATAATTAGTTGGTTTCCAATCCTTACCTTTAGCGCCTAAGTAGGTTTTAGGGGAATCATCAAGAATATTTACAGGGGTAAAACCATAGTCGATAGCGGTAGCATAAATAAAAGGTTTAAATATAGAGCCTGCCTGTCTTTTAGCCTGTATGGCACGATTTAATTGATTGGACGGAGTAAATCCAGAGCCTCCAACCATTGCCTTAATATATCCGGTGGTTGGGTCAATGGCTAAAATTGCCCCTTCTATTCGTGGCTCACCTGGTTTCTTTGCCTGA
Encoded proteins:
- a CDS encoding PBP1A family penicillin-binding protein; this encodes MARFIILISLLVLFVIIGVGARYIVNFIGPLPDLDPVLKYEGREVCKFPTKLYSADNKLIAEFAEEKREVVSLDNIPKMLKETFIAVEDKHFYKHKGVDISGILRAFLANIRAGKIVQGGSTITQQLARNVFSMYEETYRRKIREILIALLIEQKLTKDEILERYLNKIYLGHGNYGVQEASLYYFDKPVKDLNLAEIAMLAGIPPFPEYYSPINYPQNVVERQAFVLKRMEEEGIITLEQRIKAKEAFAIQIKEISKKKFAQTKTTFNNALYFTDYVRQILYQEYGRNAVYTDGLNVQTTLDLNLQEVAISVLENGLACLNQAKKPGEPRIEGAILAIDPTTGYIKAMVGGSGFTPSNQLNRAIQAKRQAGSIFKPFIYATAIDYGFTPVNILDDSPKTYLGAKGKDWKPTNYDNKYYGSVTLRCALELSLNLATIKLLEEIGVSNVIEYAHKMGIKSEQLPADSSLALGTAQVTLLEMVTAFGVFANQGIKVEPMAIKSIKDRNQNLLEKRTTKKERVISPQTAYLMTSMLEGVVQRGTARYAVGNKIDRAIAGKTGTTNDYVDAWFIGFIPELVVGVWIGYDSGQKSLGSGQTGAVVTAPIWTEFIKKILPLLESTPFSTDFPVPEGVKFVNIDPTTGMLATKHCPETRYEVFIEGNLPTQYCTYHNGKGKTNEY